The nucleotide window AACAAATGGCATTGCAATCTGCAGAGCTTATATAGCTCTTTTTTTTGTAGAAGGGAGCGATAATCATGCCAGAAGCAACTGGTTTGCAGCAAGAAGTACAAGTGTTGAGACAGGATATCAAAAGCTTAGAACACCGTGTAAATGACCTATCCACACGGACGACGGTAGCAGAAAGGGACATT belongs to Ectobacillus sp. JY-23 and includes:
- a CDS encoding hemolysin XhlA family protein → MPEATGLQQEVQVLRQDIKSLEHRVNDLSTRTTVAERDIKGIQEDLRGIKNNTTWILRLIIGGLVMAGLGFVLKGGM